A region of the Leptolyngbyaceae cyanobacterium genome:
GTAGCCGTTCCGATTTGCCTGCTGCTTTGTTGGTTAGGTTTGGCAGTCGGAAACCCGATTTGGCCAATATGGTTAGAATTATTGTTAATTTCAGTGGTTGGGATCGCTCCGGTTTTGTGGATGCAGTTAGCCCGCCCTTTCAATATTTTTAGCGTGCTGATATTTGCGCTTAAACCAGAACAACTCACTACGGAACAGAGAAAAATTCTCAGTTTGTTTCAAACTAATTCCCAGCGAGTGCTAGCAGTGCTAACACCGATCGCGTTAGTAGTAATTTTGTGGCAAATCTATCGCGCAGCGCCGATGGCAGCCTCGATTACCCCGTTTCCACCGAATTGGCGGTTAGCGGGATTGGCATTAACCGCGATCGCATTTCTCTTGTCTAACTTGTTTTTACAAGTTCCGCTTAGCGTAGCTAAAGTTTTAATGACCAGCGAATCGGCATTTGCAGCTACCGAACCCTATCCTTTAGATAAAATACCGAGGGATTTTACTTTGGCTGGTTTTCAGGTAAATCGAATTTTT
Encoded here:
- a CDS encoding low-complexity tail membrane protein, which encodes MRSFWFDPYLWIHLAGIVAVPICLLLCWLGLAVGNPIWPIWLELLLISVVGIAPVLWMQLARPFNIFSVLIFALKPEQLTTEQRKILSLFQTNSQRVLAVLTPIALVVILWQIYRAAPMAASITPFPPNWRLAGLALTAIAFLLSNLFLQVPLSVAKVLMTSESAFAATEPYPLDKIPRDFTLAGFQVNRIFPLIFVQGRQSSS